In Enterocloster clostridioformis, one genomic interval encodes:
- a CDS encoding acetaldehyde dehydrogenase (acetylating) gives MKKIKAGIIGPGNIGTDLMYKIMKSSNLEMKLMAGIVESEGIKRAAGLGFETSIRGVDAVAADDEIRIVFDATSAKAHLHNAPILKQAGKIVMDMTPAAVGPYVVPCVNLDSLPSDTDNFNMVTCGGQAAVPIAYAINRAADSEYTEIVSALSSKSAGPGTRANIDEFTETTSRALEIVAGSDKGKAIIVLNPANPPLMMTNTIYALVKTPDVARIRESVEAIVKEVKSYVPGYRLRVPPVIDGNKVTVIVEVEGAGDFLPAYSGNLDIINQAAVATAEKVAARLLNGKEEMA, from the coding sequence GTGAAAAAAATAAAAGCAGGTATCATCGGTCCAGGTAATATAGGAACCGATCTGATGTATAAGATAATGAAGAGCAGCAACCTGGAAATGAAGCTGATGGCCGGTATTGTGGAGTCTGAGGGGATAAAGCGGGCTGCGGGACTGGGGTTTGAAACTTCGATTAGAGGCGTGGATGCAGTGGCTGCTGATGATGAAATCCGAATTGTTTTTGATGCAACCAGTGCAAAAGCACATTTACATAACGCGCCTATTTTGAAGCAGGCGGGAAAAATTGTTATGGATATGACACCGGCTGCAGTTGGTCCCTATGTGGTGCCATGTGTTAATCTGGACAGCCTGCCATCTGATACAGATAACTTTAACATGGTGACCTGTGGTGGACAGGCCGCGGTTCCTATCGCTTATGCGATTAATCGTGCAGCTGATTCAGAGTATACCGAGATTGTGTCAGCACTTTCATCTAAAAGTGCCGGGCCAGGAACCAGGGCCAATATAGATGAATTCACGGAGACTACGTCCAGGGCGCTGGAGATAGTGGCGGGGTCGGATAAAGGAAAGGCTATTATTGTATTAAATCCAGCTAATCCTCCGTTAATGATGACCAACACAATATATGCACTGGTTAAGACTCCGGATGTAGCAAGAATAAGGGAATCAGTAGAAGCAATTGTAAAAGAAGTAAAAAGTTATGTTCCGGGCTACCGTCTGCGCGTGCCTCCGGTTATTGACGGAAATAAGGTTACGGTTATTGTAGAAGTGGAAGGTGCGGGAGATTTTCTTCCGGCCTATTCCGGTAATCTGGATATTATTAACCAGGCGGCTGTGGCAACGGCTGAAAAGGTGGCGGCCAGACTGCTGAATGGAAAGGAAGAGATGGCATGA
- a CDS encoding 4Fe-4S binding protein encodes MNKMEHITVVYFSPTGGTRKACLSLAMEMGKKVKDVDLCSLEGEYSFGPEDTVIVGVPVFGGRIPGYAAEKLTYLRGGGAAAVTAAVYGNRAFEDALLELDDCLKAQGFRIGAGTALLAEHSMVRDVAAGRPDGRDQKEMADFAAKILEKLEGDGWQEPQVPGNCPYRDWKQMPVIPLTNASCISCGLCAARCPVQAIPVSNPSSTDQSRCILCMRCISVCPVKARSLPEQACAMLEQKLSSVRDIRRENELFL; translated from the coding sequence ATGAATAAGATGGAACATATAACCGTTGTGTATTTCAGCCCCACAGGCGGAACCAGAAAAGCCTGTCTCAGCCTGGCCATGGAGATGGGGAAGAAGGTAAAGGATGTGGACCTTTGCAGCCTGGAGGGAGAGTATTCCTTTGGACCGGAGGATACCGTAATTGTGGGTGTGCCTGTGTTCGGCGGCAGGATACCCGGATATGCGGCGGAGAAGCTTACATATCTGAGAGGCGGCGGGGCAGCGGCAGTGACGGCGGCTGTCTACGGCAACAGGGCCTTTGAGGACGCCCTGCTGGAACTGGACGACTGCTTAAAGGCGCAGGGATTCAGGATTGGGGCAGGGACAGCGCTGCTGGCAGAACACTCCATGGTCCGGGACGTTGCGGCAGGCCGGCCGGACGGCAGGGACCAGAAGGAAATGGCTGACTTTGCGGCCAAAATTCTGGAAAAGCTGGAAGGGGACGGCTGGCAGGAGCCCCAGGTTCCCGGAAACTGTCCTTACCGTGACTGGAAGCAGATGCCGGTGATTCCGCTTACCAACGCATCCTGCATATCCTGCGGGCTGTGCGCTGCCAGATGTCCTGTACAGGCCATTCCTGTGAGCAATCCTTCCTCAACGGACCAGTCCCGCTGCATCCTCTGTATGCGCTGCATTTCCGTCTGTCCGGTGAAGGCCAGAAGCCTGCCTGAGCAGGCCTGCGCCATGCTGGAGCAGAAGCTTTCTTCTGTCAGGGATATCAGACGGGAAAATGAGCTGTTTTTATAA
- a CDS encoding GntP family permease — protein sequence MATISTLGAAAGLVIAIILIILKVPPVYGMMLGALAGGLIGGAGLSETVGLMVSGGSGMASGILRIIAAGMLAGFLIESGSAETIAHTIVVKMGSRFALLAIILSAWVLQAVGTFGDVVVVIVAPIALDIAASTRYSRAAATIALIGGIHAGNIISPNPNTIALSENLGIPMTSVVLGGMIPALAGIAFTYIFMTVLKNKGEMVGSKPVNSAVIEMKQLPSIGRALAGPFCTIILLMLRPICNITMDPIVALPIGGVIGAIAIRKPKEMLKYANTGIQRMSGIVLLLLGTGTISGIISNSGLKDTLINLVEVSGVPGYILAPLSGIVMGGATASCVAGATVASQVFGPTILSLEVTAVQAAVMIHAGCCVFDCLPHGSFFHISAGTLQLSIKERLKIIPYESLIGLGMTVVATFVYGVLGFTF from the coding sequence ATGGCAACAATAAGTACATTAGGCGCTGCCGCCGGACTTGTAATAGCAATTATATTAATTATTTTGAAGGTCCCGCCGGTATATGGCATGATGCTGGGCGCATTGGCAGGCGGACTGATTGGAGGGGCAGGACTGTCAGAAACAGTCGGCCTGATGGTGTCCGGCGGAAGCGGCATGGCGTCCGGTATCCTGCGTATCATTGCAGCCGGGATGCTGGCCGGATTCCTGATTGAATCTGGTTCGGCGGAAACCATTGCTCATACGATTGTTGTAAAGATGGGCAGTCGTTTTGCTCTTCTGGCAATCATTCTTTCTGCATGGGTCCTTCAGGCGGTAGGAACCTTTGGAGATGTGGTAGTGGTAATTGTGGCTCCCATTGCCCTGGATATCGCTGCTTCTACCAGATACTCTAGGGCGGCTGCGACTATTGCCCTGATTGGAGGTATCCATGCCGGTAATATTATTTCTCCTAATCCGAATACCATTGCCTTATCAGAGAATCTGGGTATTCCCATGACCTCTGTTGTGCTGGGGGGAATGATTCCTGCATTAGCTGGAATTGCATTTACATATATATTTATGACAGTACTTAAGAATAAGGGTGAAATGGTGGGTTCCAAGCCTGTCAATAGTGCGGTTATTGAGATGAAGCAGCTTCCTTCCATTGGCCGTGCGCTGGCCGGACCCTTTTGCACAATTATTCTGCTGATGCTCCGTCCAATCTGCAATATTACCATGGATCCTATTGTAGCTCTGCCCATAGGAGGAGTGATTGGCGCCATCGCTATCAGAAAGCCCAAGGAGATGTTGAAGTACGCCAATACGGGTATTCAGAGAATGAGCGGCATTGTATTGCTTCTTTTGGGAACAGGAACCATATCAGGTATTATCTCTAATTCCGGACTGAAAGATACACTGATTAACCTTGTGGAGGTATCCGGAGTCCCCGGATATATCCTGGCGCCGTTGTCTGGTATTGTTATGGGTGGGGCTACCGCATCCTGTGTAGCAGGAGCTACCGTGGCATCCCAGGTATTCGGCCCAACCATCCTTTCCTTAGAGGTGACGGCGGTCCAGGCCGCAGTAATGATTCATGCAGGCTGCTGTGTATTTGACTGTCTTCCCCATGGCAGCTTCTTCCATATCAGTGCAGGAACGCTGCAGCTGTCAATCAAAGAAAGGCTTAAGATTATTCCGTATGAGTCGCTGATTGGATTGGGTATGACGGTTGTGGCAACATTTGTCTACGGTGTATTAGGATTTACATTTTAA
- the dmpG gene encoding 4-hydroxy-2-oxovalerate aldolase, whose amino-acid sequence MSGRRINLIDTTLRDGSHAVSHSFTVEQVKAIAGGLDRAGVDFIELSHGDGIGGSSINYGFSAVDELTLLRAASEVIKNAKLTVLLLPGVGTIEDLKRAEDTGIRAVRVATHVTEADVSIQHIRYAKGKGLFVAGFLMMSHMAEPDKIVEQARIFEAEGVDYINLADSAGYMVPDDVRRRISALKESVSVPIGFHAHNNMGLAMGNSLAALEAGAEYIDGTCRGLGAGAGNTQIEVLCTVLNRMGYDINADIYQMMDVASTAVEPLMRRPQVIRTDSLMLGYAGVYSSFLLHARRAADRFGIDIKDILIELGRRGMVGGQEDMIVDVAYELSKNKL is encoded by the coding sequence ATGAGTGGAAGAAGGATTAATTTAATAGATACAACCCTGCGGGATGGCAGCCATGCCGTAAGCCATAGTTTTACAGTTGAACAGGTGAAGGCGATAGCTGGCGGGTTAGACAGGGCCGGAGTGGATTTTATAGAGCTGAGCCATGGGGATGGAATTGGCGGTTCATCCATTAATTACGGGTTTTCTGCCGTCGATGAACTGACATTGCTGCGTGCGGCCAGTGAGGTGATTAAAAATGCCAAGCTTACCGTGCTGCTTCTGCCGGGCGTGGGCACGATAGAGGATTTGAAACGGGCGGAGGATACAGGAATCAGGGCAGTGAGAGTGGCAACCCATGTTACAGAGGCGGATGTATCGATTCAGCATATACGGTATGCCAAAGGCAAGGGCCTGTTTGTTGCAGGATTCCTGATGATGTCCCATATGGCGGAACCGGACAAGATTGTGGAGCAGGCAAGAATTTTTGAGGCGGAAGGGGTTGATTATATTAATTTGGCAGATTCCGCCGGGTATATGGTTCCGGATGATGTACGCAGGCGTATCTCAGCATTAAAGGAGTCAGTAAGTGTCCCCATCGGATTTCACGCTCATAACAACATGGGGCTGGCTATGGGCAACAGTCTGGCTGCCCTTGAGGCGGGTGCAGAATATATTGATGGCACATGCAGGGGACTGGGAGCCGGCGCGGGGAACACCCAGATTGAGGTGTTGTGTACGGTTCTTAACCGTATGGGTTATGATATTAATGCGGATATCTATCAGATGATGGATGTGGCTTCGACAGCAGTGGAGCCGCTGATGCGCCGTCCGCAGGTAATCCGCACAGATTCCCTTATGCTGGGGTATGCAGGGGTCTATTCAAGCTTCCTTCTTCACGCGCGCCGGGCCGCAGACCGGTTTGGTATAGATATCAAAGATATCCTTATAGAACTGGGACGCCGCGGCATGGTTGGGGGACAGGAAGATATGATTGTTGATGTTGCTTACGAATTATCAAAAAATAAGCTATAG